Proteins from a single region of bacterium:
- a CDS encoding MBL fold metallo-hydrolase, whose amino-acid sequence MIVECFTVGPFQENTWLLAEAPGGAAIVIDPGGENGRVLARVAALGLRVTAIVNTHGHIDHIAGAAELAAALAVPFRLHAADRFLVEHADEAAALFGLPPFAKPPLGAPPLTDGETIPVGALSVQVIHTPGHSPGGCSLLAGGHLFAGDTLFAGSIGRTDLPGGDLDTLMDSIFTRLVEPLPGGTVVHSGHGPDSTLAEEAATNPFLLGWRR is encoded by the coding sequence ATGATCGTCGAGTGCTTCACCGTCGGGCCCTTCCAGGAGAACACCTGGCTGCTCGCCGAGGCGCCCGGCGGCGCCGCGATCGTGATCGACCCGGGCGGCGAGAACGGGCGCGTGCTCGCGCGCGTGGCGGCGCTCGGCCTGCGCGTCACGGCCATCGTCAACACGCACGGGCACATCGATCACATCGCCGGCGCGGCCGAGCTGGCGGCGGCGCTCGCCGTCCCCTTCCGCCTGCATGCGGCCGATCGCTTCCTCGTCGAGCACGCGGACGAAGCGGCGGCGCTGTTCGGCCTGCCGCCCTTCGCGAAGCCGCCGCTGGGGGCGCCGCCGCTTACGGACGGGGAGACGATCCCCGTCGGCGCGCTCAGCGTGCAGGTGATCCACACGCCCGGGCACTCGCCGGGCGGCTGCTCGCTGCTGGCCGGCGGGCATCTCTTCGCCGGCGACACGCTGTTCGCCGGCTCCATCGGCCGCACGGACCTGCCGGGCGGCGACCTCGACACTTTGATGGACTCGATCTTCACGCGGCTCGTGGAGCCGTTGCCGGGGGGCACGGTGGTCCACAGCGGCCACGGGCCCGACAGCACTCTGGCCGAGGAGGCGGCGACGAATCCCTTCCTGCTCGGCTGGCGGCGCTAG
- a CDS encoding DNA-binding protein → MAKTAGVLGSGIVAQVLAAGLIKHGFEVMVGTRDTAKLAEWAKGAGKGARLGSFAEAARHGGLVVLAVKGGAAAAALELAGAANLAGKVVIDACNPIADAPPEGGVLRFTTTLGSSLMEQLQRQVPAARFVKAFSSVGNAHMVNPDFGGTRPTMFICGEDAAAKAEVTALLDAFGWEAADMGGAVAARAIEPLCMLWCIPGFLRNEWGHAFKLLRR, encoded by the coding sequence ATGGCGAAGACGGCAGGCGTGCTGGGCTCGGGCATCGTCGCCCAGGTCCTGGCCGCGGGACTCATCAAGCACGGTTTCGAGGTGATGGTCGGCACGCGCGACACGGCGAAGCTGGCCGAGTGGGCGAAGGGCGCCGGCAAGGGCGCCAGGCTCGGCAGCTTCGCCGAGGCGGCGCGGCACGGCGGGCTTGTCGTGCTCGCGGTCAAGGGCGGCGCGGCCGCGGCCGCGCTGGAGCTGGCGGGCGCGGCAAACCTGGCGGGCAAGGTCGTCATCGATGCCTGCAATCCGATCGCCGACGCCCCGCCCGAGGGCGGCGTGCTGCGCTTCACGACGACGCTGGGCAGCTCGCTGATGGAGCAGCTCCAGCGGCAGGTGCCGGCCGCGCGCTTCGTGAAGGCCTTCAGCTCAGTCGGCAACGCGCACATGGTGAACCCCGACTTCGGCGGCACGCGGCCGACGATGTTCATCTGCGGCGAGGATGCGGCGGCCAAGGCCGAGGTGACTGCCCTGCTCGACGCCTTCGGCTGGGAGGCGGCCGACATGGGGGGCGCCGTCGCCGCGCGGGCGATCGAGCCGCTGTGCATGCTCTGGTGCATCCCCGGCTTCCTGCGGAACGAGTGGGGCCACGCCTTCAAGCTCTTGCGGCGCTGA